DNA from Fusarium verticillioides 7600 chromosome 4, whole genome shotgun sequence:
CAACACCGCCAGAGAGCTTAGCAAGACGctcctggagcttctccttctcatacTCAGAGGTGGTAGGGTCAGCAATGACGCCACGGATCTGCTCGCATCGCTGAGCAATAGCGTCcttgctgccgctgccgttCAGGACAATGGTGTCCTCCTTTGTGATAGTGATAGAACCGGTGGAGCCAAGCATGTCAGGGGtggccttgtcaagcttgatgtcAAGCTCATCAGTGAAGACAGTACCGTCGGTGAGGATAGCAAGATCGCCGAGGATGGACTTGCGGTTGTCACCGAAGCCAGGggccttgacagcagcaacctGGAGCTGGCCACGGAGCTTGTTCAGAATGCAGACAGCGAGGGCCTCACCCTCAATGTCCTCAGCAATGATGACAAGAGGTCGTCGCTGCTGGGTAGAGACCTCAAGAGCGGGGATGATGTCCTGAACAGcagagatcttcttctcggagaggaggatgagagggTTCTCAAACTCGACCTTCTGGGACTTGGTGTCGGTGATGAAGTAGGGGGAGACGAAGCCACGGTCGAATCGCATACCCTCGGTGACCTCGAGCTCATCGGCAACGGTCTTCCCCTCCTTGCAGGTGATGACACCCTCCTTGCCGACCTTCTCCATGGCGTTGGCAATCATCTGGCCGATGTGGACATCACCGTTGGCGGAGATGGTAGCGACCTGAGCGATCTCAGCGCTGGTGGTAATATCAcgcttgttcttctggagGAACTCGACGAcggcctcaacagcagcttgGATACCGCGGCGGAGGTCCATAGGGTTGCAGCCAGCGGCAACGTTCTTGACGGTCtcggagaagatggcacGGGCGAGAACGGTAGCGGTGGTGGTACCGTCACCGGCAAcctcgttggtcttggaagcaACATcttggaggagcttggcaCCAAGGTTCTCGAACTTGTCCTTGAGGCTGACAGCGCGGGCAACGGTCACACCATCTGTAATAAGTTAGCTGGAAGCTTGAAAATGGTTAATGGGGCTTCTACGAACccttggtgatcttgggAGATCCAAAGCTGGACTCAATGAGGACGTTTCGGCCCTTAGGACCGAGTGTAGTAGCAACAGCCTTAGCGAGGGTATCGACACCAGCGAGGAGAGCAGCACGGCCCTCGACGCCGAACTTGAGCTCCTATAGGATGAGTTAGTATACAAATGGGATCTTGTGACGTCGTAGTATCATCATACCTTGTGAGCAAATCGGACCTGCTGGCTGAGGCTGCCAGCTCGGTACTTGGTAGCCGCTGAGGAGAGGACGGAAGCCCGAGCCCGGGTGCTCAATGCGCGCTGCATGATTGTGGAATTAAGAGGGGGTATATGGGGAGAATTACAAGCaaaggagaaaaaagagaaacgCTCGTGAAGAATTCGACCTTGGGATGTAGGACGGAcgagtcagagtcagaggaggagagggttAGAGTGAGGGAGACAAAAGGTTGATATGATGGCGactgagaagctctcaaaAAAATGGAATCGTCCCCGTCGCTCGGAGTGTCGGTCTCGGCAAAACCCAGCGGCGAGGCTAGCCTTGATACGTACTAGCGCCACCGGCCATCGACTTCTACACCTTTCCAGCGACGTCTGTGAGACTCGCTGCTAAATGCCCTG
Protein-coding regions in this window:
- a CDS encoding heat shock protein 60, mitochondrial, yielding MQRALSTRARASVLSSAATKYRAGSLSQQVRFAHKELKFGVEGRAALLAGVDTLAKAVATTLGPKGRNVLIESSFGSPKITKDGVTVARAVSLKDKFENLGAKLLQDVASKTNEVAGDGTTTATVLARAIFSETVKNVAAGCNPMDLRRGIQAAVEAVVEFLQKNKRDITTSAEIAQVATISANGDVHIGQMIANAMEKVGKEGVITCKEGKTVADELEVTEGMRFDRGFVSPYFITDTKSQKVEFENPLILLSEKKISAVQDIIPALEVSTQQRRPLVIIAEDIEGEALAVCILNKLRGQLQVAAVKAPGFGDNRKSILGDLAILTDGTVFTDELDIKLDKATPDMLGSTGSITITKEDTIVLNGSGSKDAIAQRCEQIRGVIADPTTSEYEKEKLQERLAKLSGGVAVIKVGGSSEVEVGEKKDRFVDALNATRAAVEEGILPGGGTALIKASAHALNEVPTANFDQQLGVSIVKNAITRPARTIIENAGLESSVVVGKLTDEHAGDFNKGFDSSKGEYVDMINAGILDPFKVVRTGLIDASGVASLLGTTEVAIVDAPEEKGPGGPPMGGMGGMGGMGGMGGMM
- a CDS encoding heat shock protein 60, mitochondrial; translated protein: MDLRRGIQAAVEAVVEFLQKNKRDITTSAEIAQVATISANGDVHIGQMIANAMEKVGKEGVITCKEGKTVADELEVTEGMRFDRGFVSPYFITDTKSQKVEFENPLILLSEKKISAVQDIIPALEVSTQQRRPLVIIAEDIEGEALAVCILNKLRGQLQVAAVKAPGFGDNRKSILGDLAILTDGTVFTDELDIKLDKATPDMLGSTGSITITKEDTIVLNGSGSKDAIAQRCEQIRGVIADPTTSEYEKEKLQERLAKLSGGVAVIKVGGSSEVEVGEKKDRFVDALNATRAAVEEGILPGGGTALIKASAHALNEVPTANFDQQLGVSIVKNAITRPARTIIENAGLESSVVVGKLTDEHAGDFNKGFDSSKGEYVDMINAGILDPFKVVRTGLIDASGVASLLGTTEVAIVDAPEEKGPGGPPMGGMGGMGGMGGMGGMM